In Rhineura floridana isolate rRhiFlo1 chromosome 1, rRhiFlo1.hap2, whole genome shotgun sequence, the following proteins share a genomic window:
- the LOC133375471 gene encoding craniofacial development protein 2-like isoform X2, producing MRRFGLTSSDTMMLRYYEQMNDPATSPSCQQDAHLNVVRGFKSIEEAESNAVRSLDQEARIPAGAPKAEWSKLRHQMHPDSEEGNGKPPLNTCYHENPMNRVPKMQHEIVLEDETPSSDGTQQATVEEQQASTSSTVTNDRTGSKLNESPEADAHTCEWRVQSCMKHTIGTWNVRSMNHRKLEIVKQEMERIDIAILGQPKRRLYTWTSPNGQYRNQIDYIIGRRRWKSSILSAKTRPGSECGTDHKLLISEIKVKLKKNEKAITMPKYNFSNIPEQYKGQIRNRFEALNLVDGEPEERWSEARDIIREECKKTTPLGKRRERPQWMDEETLKKRLKTEGKQKETKTREQQGWSWKQGSTWKF from the exons ATGAGAAGATTTGGTTTGACAAGTTCAGATACAATGATGCTGAGATACTATGAACAGATGAATGATCCAGCCACTAGTCCTTCCTGCCAGCAG gatgcacaccttaatgtggtgagggggtttaagagcattgaagaagctgagagcaatgctgtgaggagtctagaccaagaggctagaatcccagcaggggcacccaaggcggaatggtcaaagctgaggcaccagatgcatccagactcagaggaaggcaatggtaaaccaccgctgaatacctgctaccatgaaaaccctatgaacagagtacccaaaatgcaacacgagatagtgctggaagatgagacccccagttcTGATGGAACTCAGCAAGCTACTGTGGAAGAACAACAGGCAagcacaagtagcactgtgactaatgacagaactgggtcaaagctgaatgaaagcccagaggctgatgcgcacacaTGTGaatggagagtccagagttgtatgaagcacacaataggaacatggaatgtgagaagcatgaaccatagaaagttagaaattgtcaagcaagaaatggaacgtatcgacattgcaatacttggc caaccaaaaagacgactgtacacatggacatcaccgaacggtcaatacaggaatcaaattgattatataattggtagaagaagatggaaaagttccatactttctgcaaaaacaagaccaggatcagagtgcggtacagatcataaactgcTAATATCGGAAATCAAAGTAAAACTAAAAAAGAACGagaaagcaatcacaatgccaaaatacaatttcagtAACATCCCAGAGCAATATAAAGGTCAAatcaggaacagatttgaggctttaaacttagttgatggagaaccagaagaacgatggagtgaagcaagagacattatcagggaagaatgtaagaAGACAACACCTCTAggtaaaaggagagaaagacctcaatggatggatgaagaaactcttaaaaaacggttgaagacagaaggaaagcaaaaggagacaaaaacacg
- the LOC133375471 gene encoding craniofacial development protein 2-like isoform X1 yields MRRFGLTSSDTMMLRYYEQMNDPATSPSCQQDAHLNVVRGFKSIEEAESNAVRSLDQEARIPAGAPKAEWSKLRHQMHPDSEEGNGKPPLNTCYHENPMNRVPKMQHEIVLEDETPSSDGTQQATVEEQQASTSSTVTNDRTGSKLNESPEADAHTCEWRVQSCMKHTIGTWNVRSMNHRKLEIVKQEMERIDIAILGVSELKWMGMGHFESGNYTIFYAGYEKLRRNGVALIVRSDVAKAIKSYNAKSERVISMRFNGRPINITIIQVYAPMANTEAEELERFYAEVQEEIDHTPKQDVLIIMGDWNATVGNREELGIVGRWGLGYRNEAGERLVQFCEANNLFIANTCFQQPKRRLYTWTSPNGQYRNQIDYIIGRRRWKSSILSAKTRPGSECGTDHKLLISEIKVKLKKNEKAITMPKYNFSNIPEQYKGQIRNRFEALNLVDGEPEERWSEARDIIREECKKTTPLGKRRERPQWMDEETLKKRLKTEGKQKETKTREQQGWSWKQGSTWKF; encoded by the exons ATGAGAAGATTTGGTTTGACAAGTTCAGATACAATGATGCTGAGATACTATGAACAGATGAATGATCCAGCCACTAGTCCTTCCTGCCAGCAG gatgcacaccttaatgtggtgagggggtttaagagcattgaagaagctgagagcaatgctgtgaggagtctagaccaagaggctagaatcccagcaggggcacccaaggcggaatggtcaaagctgaggcaccagatgcatccagactcagaggaaggcaatggtaaaccaccgctgaatacctgctaccatgaaaaccctatgaacagagtacccaaaatgcaacacgagatagtgctggaagatgagacccccagttcTGATGGAACTCAGCAAGCTACTGTGGAAGAACAACAGGCAagcacaagtagcactgtgactaatgacagaactgggtcaaagctgaatgaaagcccagaggctgatgcgcacacaTGTGaatggagagtccagagttgtatgaagcacacaataggaacatggaatgtgagaagcatgaaccatagaaagttagaaattgtcaagcaagaaatggaacgtatcgacattgcaatacttggcgtgagtgaattaaaatggatgggaatgggacattttgagTCGGGTAACTacacaatattttatgcaggatatgagaaattaagaagaaatggggttgctttaatagtgcgaagtgatgtagcaaaagcgattaagagctataatgcaaagtctgagcgagtgatatcaatgagatttaatgggagacctatcaacataaccatcatccaagtctatgctccaatggcaaacacagaagcagaggaattggagagattttatgcagaagtacaggaggaaattgatcacacaccaaaacaagatgtgctgataatcatgggagactggaatgcaacagtagggaacagagaagaactaggaattgtgggaaggtGGGGCTTAGgatatagaaatgaagcaggagaaagacttgttcagttctgtgaagctaataatttgtttattgcaaacacatgttttcagcaaccaaaaagacgactgtacacatggacatcaccgaacggtcaatacaggaatcaaattgattatataattggtagaagaagatggaaaagttccatactttctgcaaaaacaagaccaggatcagagtgcggtacagatcataaactgcTAATATCGGAAATCAAAGTAAAACTAAAAAAGAACGagaaagcaatcacaatgccaaaatacaatttcagtAACATCCCAGAGCAATATAAAGGTCAAatcaggaacagatttgaggctttaaacttagttgatggagaaccagaagaacgatggagtgaagcaagagacattatcagggaagaatgtaagaAGACAACACCTCTAggtaaaaggagagaaagacctcaatggatggatgaagaaactcttaaaaaacggttgaagacagaaggaaagcaaaaggagacaaaaacacg